GGGGGATGAGGGCAAGTCCGGTTAAACACTTGTCATTGCGACCGCAGGGAAGCATTCGCGCTTCGCGCATACTTTGTAAACGCCAAGATTACCGGGATTGTTGAGATTGCTTCACTCCACTGCGTTCCGTTCGCAATGACATACTATAACTGATCCAACGGACTTGATATGAGGGCAAGTCCCACTGCCTAATAATGGTTGCCCACTTTACGATGGTGAACGGCAGTTAGAGCATCGGGGTTACTGACTCGTCCGGTATCAATGGTGCAATAGACTAACCAGTGATCGGAAAGCTCCATACGACTGGCGACTTGACATTCTACATAAGCCAGAGCATCGGTCAAAATGGGGCTGCCATTGTTGGCGGTTTGGGTTTTGACTCCTTCAAACCGGTCTGCACCAGGGCCAAAGCGTTTGAGGAAGTGGCGCATTAAGCCTTGATAGTTATCTTCGCTGAGGATATTGAGAACAAAGGTATCGCCCACATGCATCAAGGATTCGATCGCCCGGTCTTTGGCTACGGCAATGGTCACCCCTAGGGGTTTAAAGCTGGCTTGAGTTACCCAAGAGGCGAGCATGGCGCTTTTGAGTTCTCCTTTTTGGGCGGTAATGATATAGAGTCCACCACTCAAGCGACCCAAGGCCCGGTCTAGGTCATTATCCAGGGACTTCATCTGTTTAATGGCATCTTTAAGTCCCAAGATTTGCCCCATGTCGGTTCCTGCTTCTTCACAGAGTTGATAGGTGGCTTCTTTGGGTGCTTCTTTCACCAAAATAGCGGGAAAGGCTTCTTTGAGTCCCAGTTCTTGGAATTGGTTCCGCAGGGGATAGATGGAGCGGTCGTCTCCTCCACCGGACTCAAACAGACCGATCGCCTGTTTGTCGTTGGCGGCGACTAAAATGGTACTGATGGCAGCTTCGGCTTCTTTGCCTAATTCTCCGGACTGGGGGGGAGCGCCAATGACCAGGGCTGAGGCCATTTCCACCAGTTCCCGGACTTCCTGGGGATCGGCAGCCCGCAAGTCCATCATTTCTACGGCGATCCCGGTTTTGGTGATCCCATGGGCGATCGCTTGCGAGAGGCGATCGCTATAGCCATAATCGGAAGTGTAGAATACGGCGACGGTTTTTTCGGCTTTGGTTTTTTCCTTACTCCAGCGATCGTAACGCCCAGTGAGTTCCTCTAGGTTATGCCACAGGAGGGGGCCATGGCCGGTAGCGATCAGGTTAATGGCTGGAAGTTTGGCCATCCGTTTCATGGCGTTGACCACGGAGCGGGCATTGGGAGCCATTAAACATTCATAATAAAAGCGAAAGTCCGCTTCGATGTCGCTCAAGTTCTCATCGTAGGTATGGTCGGAGCAATAGTGCATTCCGAAGGCATCGCAGGTATAGAGAACCGAGGTTTTATGGTCGTAACTAAAGATGGTATCGGGCCAATGGAGATTGGGAGCGCTAATGAATTCGAGAACATGGCCCTGACCCAAATCTAGGGTATCGCCATTTTTCACCAATTGGCTTTCAAAGGGTTTATGAATCAGGTTTTGTAAGAATTGGACAGCGACTTTTGAGCCAACCACTACCGCATGGGGAGCGAGTTCGAGGACATCTTTGACCAGGGCACTGTGATCAGGTTCAGTATGACTAATCACAATATAGTCAATGGTGGCGGGATCGATTTGTCCTTTGAGGGTGTCGAGATAGAGTTGCTCAAATTTGCGATGGGAAGTATCCACCAGGGCAGTTTTGTCTCCTTGGATGATGAAGGAGTTGTAGGTGGTTCCGTTTTGCAGTCCGAATTCGATGTCAAAGCGATCGCGATCCCAGTCGAGGCAACGGATCGTTGTAGTATTTTCGGCAACTGGAGCCGTTTCTATCGTTAGGCGTTTTTGAGGGCGATCGGTCAGTGCTACCATAATATATTTATCCTATATCAGAGGTGAGGAACGACGGCGATCGTCGTTGTTTCTTCTATTGTCTCTCCATTGTTACAAAATCCTAGGATTTCGGGAAGGTGAGTTTAGTAAGAAGAATTAATCACACCCGTTAATTGAAGATATACCTCCCTGTTTTGTCACTTTCCGAGTCTAATGAATCACCGCTCCTTTAGGACGGTGAGTATGTCAACCCAAACAAAAGAGACTAACAACGAAGTTTCGGTTGAATCAGTAAACGAAAATCATTTAAGACACTTTTCCAACCCCCAGAGTCATGCCACTGTTCAGATAGAAAAGAATCAACCTTGGCTCGATTACTGTCTGAATCCTGGGACTCTAAACGATTTAATGACAAAAAAGGTTGACTCTTCAAGCTAATCATGAGACAAGCACTCATGATGAGTTCCCACCATTTTTCAATCTGAGAAAATTGAGTTAATCGATAATTCGTCCAGCCTAATTCTTGTTTACATTCTCTAACTCTAGAGTCTCCCCAATTTTTTAAGGAATAAAGGTTGCCAACAATCTTTTTCATCGAGTTTTTTTCTGCTTGAATATTTGTTGTTAGCCAAGAAGTTGAGCGATCGGGAAAGGTTTTAGGATCTGTCGTTATTTCCCAATAAGTTTTTCCACTGCGGCTACCCAAAACAATTTGTCTAATATAGCCCTCTTCTGATGCTCGATTGTCCATAAATGTCGATAATTTATACCATTTATTTTCCCTAACCTTTTGATCGCTTGGCATCAGAACTGTACGATCGCTTCGAGTTGACAAAACATAGGATAAGTTATATTCTTCTAGTTTTTCCACCAATGTATGATCTTCTTTGTCCCAAGTATCTGCCAAGACTAATTCAATCTTAAAGCCATAATCTATCAGTTCGCTAATTATCTCTGAAGCAATTTCACTCTTACTTCTGTAAATATCTCCTTCCTTTAATTTCCCTTCAGGCTTAAATACTTGACATAGGAGCGGAAAGGTTATACCTTTATAAATTCCATAAGCATTGATTGAAACCATTCCTCGATCGACTTTTTCCAAACTTTCTAAGTATTGTTTGGCTACATAATCTGTTTTGTCTCCTTTTTTTTGATCCCCTATTTCATTCACGATTACAGTGATTTCTTCCCCGCTTAATGCTTCCAAGGTTTTCCTTAATCTTCGATCTTTTAAGTCTGTGACAGACCAAGGAGAATTCGCAATAAAATGATGTAATGATTGAGAAGAATTGATTCCCACTGCTTTGGCTATTTCTGGGAAAGATTTTCTCTTGATTGGTGAGATAATGCCTAGATGTAAGTATTTAAAATATTCATAACTTCTCACTTCACCAAAAATCTCTTGATAACTTTCACAATATTCATCGACAACCGAAACGGTTGGTTCCGGATCTCGCGGCAAATGTTTTAAGATCTGTAACTCTACATCCATTGCTATATCTTCTTGCGTTCAGCCATTAATGTTCTATATTATTCTATTTTAATTGCCGGAGAGTGACAAAATAGATAGAGGGTTTCCCCAGATTAAAATCAACCGATGGCGCTAAACTATCAACAGGGTTAATCATGAGGATACAACGATGGCAAAGTCAATTATCCAGCTTGTCGATGAACTGCCTGAAGATAATATTACCGTCAAAGTCTTAAAAGCTCTCGATTTTGTCGTACCGGGAGAATGGAATAATCTAGTCGGATTTGATGCTACTATCGCCCATTTTACCGGAGAAACCGATCCCAAAACCATTCAGCGTATCCGCGATCGCGCTGCGGCTCTGTATCTCGATCCCGCCAAAGGCTATCAGGGTGCAGTCGGATTATATCAGGCGATCGATAAAGCCGATGTAGCCATGGGTACAGCCGCCTTAGCCAATAAGGTGGGTGAAAAGTTAAGTTTTCTTTCCTTTCTCAGTAACCTTACCCCCAAAGCCGACACTACCCAAACCATTGATTTACTCCTCAAAATTGCCGTAGAAGTGATTGCCTTTTGCAAACTCAATGGCATTCCCCAACCCAATCCCCAAGTTTTCGCCAATTCTCTAGCTGAAAATTATCACAACGCCGGATTAATGCGAATGATTGCCTTAGTGTGCATTGATGCGATGTTACCCTTGGGGCCAAATTTCTTAACCAAAATCCATGCCGTTATTCAAGGCATTAATCCGGGGACAGTGGCTGGAAACCCCGTGTTTTCAGGCATTCAAGACCAGATCCCCGGCGAAACCACCGGCGATCGCATCGGATTTGTCAATCAATGCTTTAGCGCGATCGAAGGGTGGATGAATCAGTTGGTTGCCCAAACTGGCATTACTCCAGAAAGCATTTTCAATCATTTGGGGAACTTTATCCAAATGGCCGATGATAATCTGGATTTTGTCGCCGCTTTTCTCGATCAAACTACCAATTACTACGAGCATACCGGCATCCAAACTGTTGCCCAGCGCTTAGTATTAGAAGCCTATGAATCCCTGCAAGCAGAAGGGGAAGCGCTCTCTGATGAAGATTCAGACGATAACGATGTTGATGGAAATGGTGAATTTTCCGTCGGAGACACCATTGAAGTTTGGGATAAAAAAGAAGAAGACTGGTATGAAGCAACTATTCGCAAAATTAAAGTCAAAAAAGATAAAACTCGCTACTATGTTCGCTATGTTGGCTATGGTTCCTCAGAGGATGAATGGGTCAAAGAAAAGAATGTTCGCGCTTGTAACTTTGAAGATGCCGATGATAATGGCTATGCCGTTGGTCAAAAAGTAAAAGTTTGGGATGACGATGAGGAAGAATGGTATACCGCTCAGATTCAAAAAATTGACGGCGATCAATATCGAGTGCATTATCTCGATGAAGATGATTTTGACGATGAATGGGTCGATTTAGACGAAATTTGTTAAGCAAAAAAGGTTTTCCCCATTCCCCATCTCCCCATTCCCCATTCCCTATTGCCTATTGCCTATGATGCCTACCACCTTACCCGCGCAAACCATCACCCTCAGAGAACTCATCGATCGCTTTGGCTTAACCTTAACCGAAGATGAAGACTTCTTTCCCGAATGGCAAGAAAATTTACCCGATATTTCTCCGAGCGATCGCCAACTCCTGGATAAAGTCAAAGCCGGTTATATCAACCTGCTCAACCATCCCCCCTTACTGGAAAACATCGTCAGAATGGCGATTTTAGACCCCATCCTCTTTATCGGCGACTTCTATATCTCCCCCTTCTATGTCAAAAGCGAAGAACCCATAGAGATTAGCGCAGAAGACGATGGCGTAATCATCAAAGGTCGAATTGATACCTTGATTTTGAAAGACCAATTTTGGATCGTGGCGATCGAATCCAAAAAAGCCGCCTTTTCCATCGAAGAAGCGCTCCCCCAGATCCTCGTCTATATGCTCGCCAGCCCTCACCCCGACCGTCCCTGTTTTGGTATGATCGCCACAGGAGGCAGCTTTATTTTTATCAAGCTAGTCCGAGGTGAAGTCAACCGCTATGCTTTATCAGATGTTTTCAGTATTCGCAATCGCGGTAATCAACTCTACGAAGTTCTACGTATCTTAAAACGCCTAAGCGAGTTATAGCCCTGGACAATGGGCTATCCCCATCTCCCTATTCCCCATTCCCCATTCCCTATTCCCCATTCCCTATTCCCCATTCCCTATTCCCCATTCCCCATTCCCCATTCCCCATTCCCTCCTCAACCCCACCTGACAATTCTGGTCGATCTTCTGTATTCTGAAAGGAAGCAACGTTATTATAATTTTTGTAAACAAACTCTAATCCAGATCCTCCCATGAGTAACAGCCCACTCCATGCCTTCTTTGTTGGTCGCGCCCTGTCCGAGGCGATCGCCGAAGAAGTAGAATACACCCTAACCCATGCCCTCAGTAACTTCGGCAAAGCCGACGCAGAACAACAAGAACGGCTGAAAAACTTCCCGCAAATGGTCTTAGACCGAGCCGAAGCCGCAGAAGCAGCCGCCCGCACCGGCAATCCTGCCCCCTCCCCCTCCGGACAACCTAACCCCCCTTCCCGCGACCTCCAAGAAACCCTCGATGATTTGCGGGCCGAAATTGCCCAACTGCGTTCCGAACTGCAAAAATATCGCTCCCGTTCCACCTGAAGCCCAAGCCCAGACTACCCTAAACCCACCCAATCGATCGCCCACTGATGACTTCTGTATCTGCGCTCTCTGACGTATCCGACAACCCATCAGCCCTTACCCCTTCCTCCAGTGCCCTGGAACAAGGCTATAGCAGCAAATCCTATCGCTGGAATCGTCCCAAATATTCCCGAAACCGTCGTTTTCTCGATATTTGGAGTTTCTTCTGGCTGTTTTTAGGCTCTCTATGGCTTAATGGCAAATCCTGGAGTTACCAAGGCGGTATGACCGAGGAAAAAATCCAAAAAAGACGGCGACAGCAAGCCATTTGGGTTCGGGACACCTTCCTCGATCTAGGGCCCACGTTTATTAAACTCGGCCAACTCTTCTCCACCCGTGCGGACTTATTCCCCATTGAATATGTGGAAGAACTCTCCAAACTCCAAGACCGCGTACCGGCCTTTAGCTATGAAAAAGCTGAAAGTATTATCAAAGAAGACTTAGGAAAGTCGGTTCAAGACCTCTATCGCAGTTTTGACCCCGTTCCTATGGCGGCTGCGAGTTTAGGCCAGGTTCACCGGGCCCAACTTCATAGCGGTGAAGAAGTGGTGGTTAAAGTGCAACGACCCGGTTTGC
The genomic region above belongs to Roseofilum capinflatum BLCC-M114 and contains:
- a CDS encoding restriction endonuclease subunit R, which encodes MPTTLPAQTITLRELIDRFGLTLTEDEDFFPEWQENLPDISPSDRQLLDKVKAGYINLLNHPPLLENIVRMAILDPILFIGDFYISPFYVKSEEPIEISAEDDGVIIKGRIDTLILKDQFWIVAIESKKAAFSIEEALPQILVYMLASPHPDRPCFGMIATGGSFIFIKLVRGEVNRYALSDVFSIRNRGNQLYEVLRILKRLSEL
- a CDS encoding Tudor-knot domain-containing protein, translated to MAKSIIQLVDELPEDNITVKVLKALDFVVPGEWNNLVGFDATIAHFTGETDPKTIQRIRDRAAALYLDPAKGYQGAVGLYQAIDKADVAMGTAALANKVGEKLSFLSFLSNLTPKADTTQTIDLLLKIAVEVIAFCKLNGIPQPNPQVFANSLAENYHNAGLMRMIALVCIDAMLPLGPNFLTKIHAVIQGINPGTVAGNPVFSGIQDQIPGETTGDRIGFVNQCFSAIEGWMNQLVAQTGITPESIFNHLGNFIQMADDNLDFVAAFLDQTTNYYEHTGIQTVAQRLVLEAYESLQAEGEALSDEDSDDNDVDGNGEFSVGDTIEVWDKKEEDWYEATIRKIKVKKDKTRYYVRYVGYGSSEDEWVKEKNVRACNFEDADDNGYAVGQKVKVWDDDEEEWYTAQIQKIDGDQYRVHYLDEDDFDDEWVDLDEIC
- a CDS encoding diflavin flavoprotein, whose amino-acid sequence is MVALTDRPQKRLTIETAPVAENTTTIRCLDWDRDRFDIEFGLQNGTTYNSFIIQGDKTALVDTSHRKFEQLYLDTLKGQIDPATIDYIVISHTEPDHSALVKDVLELAPHAVVVGSKVAVQFLQNLIHKPFESQLVKNGDTLDLGQGHVLEFISAPNLHWPDTIFSYDHKTSVLYTCDAFGMHYCSDHTYDENLSDIEADFRFYYECLMAPNARSVVNAMKRMAKLPAINLIATGHGPLLWHNLEELTGRYDRWSKEKTKAEKTVAVFYTSDYGYSDRLSQAIAHGITKTGIAVEMMDLRAADPQEVRELVEMASALVIGAPPQSGELGKEAEAAISTILVAANDKQAIGLFESGGGDDRSIYPLRNQFQELGLKEAFPAILVKEAPKEATYQLCEEAGTDMGQILGLKDAIKQMKSLDNDLDRALGRLSGGLYIITAQKGELKSAMLASWVTQASFKPLGVTIAVAKDRAIESLMHVGDTFVLNILSEDNYQGLMRHFLKRFGPGADRFEGVKTQTANNGSPILTDALAYVECQVASRMELSDHWLVYCTIDTGRVSNPDALTAVHHRKVGNHY
- a CDS encoding IS701 family transposase gives rise to the protein MDVELQILKHLPRDPEPTVSVVDEYCESYQEIFGEVRSYEYFKYLHLGIISPIKRKSFPEIAKAVGINSSQSLHHFIANSPWSVTDLKDRRLRKTLEALSGEEITVIVNEIGDQKKGDKTDYVAKQYLESLEKVDRGMVSINAYGIYKGITFPLLCQVFKPEGKLKEGDIYRSKSEIASEIISELIDYGFKIELVLADTWDKEDHTLVEKLEEYNLSYVLSTRSDRTVLMPSDQKVRENKWYKLSTFMDNRASEEGYIRQIVLGSRSGKTYWEITTDPKTFPDRSTSWLTTNIQAEKNSMKKIVGNLYSLKNWGDSRVRECKQELGWTNYRLTQFSQIEKWWELIMSACLMISLKSQPFLSLNRLESQDSDSNRAKVDSFLSEQWHDSGGWKSVLNDFRLLIQPKLRC
- a CDS encoding DUF6825 family protein, which translates into the protein MSNSPLHAFFVGRALSEAIAEEVEYTLTHALSNFGKADAEQQERLKNFPQMVLDRAEAAEAAARTGNPAPSPSGQPNPPSRDLQETLDDLRAEIAQLRSELQKYRSRST